The sequence below is a genomic window from Syntrophorhabdaceae bacterium.
CCCTCTTCCCCTCTATCGCAAGATTTCCGTTCGGCATAACATCAACCACTCTCGCGGCAATAGTGGCACTCAACGAACCTGTCCGCGTCGTTTCACCCGAACCATTAAAGTCATTCTTTGTATCTGCCTTGACAAACTTGTCAGTGCTTATACTCGATGGTATATTGTTTGTCTCCAGCCCGAAAAAGTTGGGAACGCCGAGCTGAACTGCACCTGACCGCTTCGTATCTGTCGTCGCCGATTCTGTTGCCTGCGAGATCTCAACGATCTTCACGGTTATGATATCGCCGATGCCTTTTGCCCTTTGATCTCCGAAGAGGTTATTGCTGCCGTTATCGCCTTTCCAGATACTTCCGGGTTTAAGATCCACAGAGGCTGGCTTTACATATTTATATGTGTTCTCTATGACAAACGGCTCATCTTTGATTCGCGATTGTTGCAGTGTGTCACAACCGGTAAAGGCAACGAATGAGATGATAACGCATATCACTGTTTTATATATTTCCATCATGTCTCCTAAAAAGAGTGCCACAACCGGTAAGGGCAGCGAATGAGATGATAACGCATATCACTGTTTTATATATTTCCATCATGTCTCCTAAAACTGGACCACAACGGTATTGCTGCCGGTAACCTTGCCGACGAGTTCCTTGCCGGAGGTAACATTTTTGACCCTTACCGTATCACCTATCCTCCCCTTATCGATTGTCTTCCCTCTCGCCTGAACAAGCAACCTTTTACTCTCGACAACAATATTGACCAGATCCCCCCTCTGCAACGCGATCTGTTCCTCAAGGATCTGCTTCGTAACAACCGTATTCGCGGCTAT
It includes:
- a CDS encoding flagellar basal body L-ring protein FlgH — translated: MMEIYKTVICVIISFVAFTGCDTLQQSRIKDEPFVIENTYKYVKPASVDLKPGSIWKGDNGSNNLFGDQRAKGIGDIITVKIVEISQATESATTDTKRSGAVQLGVPNFFGLETNNIPSSISTDKFVKADTKNDFNGSGETTRTGSLSATIAARVVDVMPNGNLAIEGKREISVNKEKKEILFQGIVRPKDIAYDNSILSTQVADVKIIYTGIGVLGEKQSPGWLARIFDLVWPF